One stretch of Caldinitratiruptor microaerophilus DNA includes these proteins:
- a CDS encoding DUF58 domain-containing protein — protein sequence MPAIRDGRLLVLAAAALAFARLAGGTLPWFLFYAAAGSVTAALLWTLWLGRHLRHEVTVDRDRLSAGEVVHVRMRVENTGAVPVPWVEVDLPIPGKVASVDAPAQGGALGPYGTQLLEFRLTARRRGRLPLGPFRIVAGDGLGLFVVRREFATGRYLTVYPRVVRIEDLPLPLAQPLGRLQDPRHGVADPARLAEIRPYRPGDSPRHIHWRSSARHQGSLYLKEFDRTATTQLLVVLDLDRRAHVAGPAGETVELAVELAAALADLAVRQGFAAGLLARGAQRVLLPPARGARALRGILELLAGVEADGDRPLAEVLRAETPSLPARSALAVITPDLTPSLAATLLRLQGPYRLLLAVVRSESVAPGRGRARPERDRLARALADRRIPVYLLGVGDDLRSLPAYQVQGPSPVERVVP from the coding sequence ATGCCCGCAATCCGTGACGGGCGGCTCCTGGTCCTGGCGGCGGCCGCGCTGGCGTTCGCCCGGCTCGCCGGGGGCACGCTGCCGTGGTTCCTCTTCTACGCCGCCGCCGGCTCCGTGACGGCCGCCCTGCTGTGGACCCTCTGGCTCGGGCGCCACCTCCGCCACGAGGTCACCGTCGACCGGGACCGGCTGTCCGCGGGCGAGGTCGTCCACGTCCGCATGCGCGTCGAGAACACGGGTGCCGTTCCCGTCCCGTGGGTCGAGGTGGACCTGCCGATCCCCGGGAAGGTGGCCTCCGTCGACGCCCCCGCGCAGGGCGGGGCCCTCGGCCCGTACGGCACGCAGCTCCTGGAGTTCCGGCTGACGGCCAGGCGGCGGGGCCGGCTGCCGCTGGGCCCGTTCCGGATCGTGGCGGGGGATGGGCTCGGGCTCTTCGTGGTCCGCCGCGAGTTCGCCACGGGCCGCTACCTGACCGTCTACCCGCGGGTCGTCCGCATCGAGGACCTGCCGCTCCCGCTGGCCCAGCCGCTGGGGCGTCTCCAGGACCCACGGCACGGCGTGGCGGATCCCGCCCGCCTCGCGGAGATCCGTCCGTACCGCCCCGGGGACAGCCCCCGGCACATCCACTGGCGGTCCTCTGCCCGCCACCAGGGCAGCCTCTACCTCAAGGAGTTCGACCGCACGGCCACCACCCAGCTGCTCGTGGTGCTCGACCTGGACCGCCGGGCCCACGTGGCAGGACCGGCGGGAGAGACCGTGGAGCTTGCGGTGGAGCTGGCCGCGGCCCTGGCGGACCTGGCCGTCCGGCAGGGCTTCGCGGCCGGCCTCCTCGCCCGAGGGGCGCAGCGGGTGCTCCTGCCCCCCGCTCGCGGCGCCCGGGCGCTGCGCGGGATCCTGGAGCTGCTTGCCGGCGTCGAGGCGGACGGGGACCGGCCCCTGGCGGAGGTGCTCCGGGCAGAGACGCCCTCGTTGCCCGCGCGCTCCGCGCTCGCCGTGATCACGCCCGACCTGACCCCTTCCCTGGCCGCCACCCTGCTCCGGCTGCAGGGACCCTACCGGCTGCTGCTGGCGGTGGTGCGGTCGGAGAGCGTGGCGCCCGGAAGAGGCCGGGCGCGCCCGGAGCGCGACCGGCTGGCCCGGGCGCTGGCCGACAGACGCATCCCGGTCTACCTCCTGGGGGTCGGCGACGACCTGCGGAGCCTCCCGGCCTATCAGGTGCAGGGCCCCTCGCCGGTGGAGAGGGTGGTTCCGTGA
- a CDS encoding AAA family ATPase: MQTRTLVEQVVANVERVVVGKRRELEYVLVALLCQGHVLIEDVPGVGKTTLVRAMARSLGCQFRRIQFTPDLLPSDITGVSVWNQATGTFEFRPGPLLAQVVLADEINRTSPRTQSALLEAMEERQVTVDGVTYPLPQPFLVLATQNPIEYEGTFPLPEAQLDRFFIRLQLGYPTPAEEREILRLSHGSPVESLEPVVSPEDILTAQEQVRAVHVDPSLEEYIVTVVHRTREHPDVYLGGSPRGTIALYKASQALALVRGRDFVTPDDVKEMAPLTLGHRLIIRPEAQLQGKTALSVLAELLGTVRVPTGVRRHARNP, from the coding sequence ATGCAGACCCGAACGCTGGTGGAGCAGGTGGTCGCCAACGTCGAGCGCGTGGTGGTGGGGAAGCGCCGGGAACTCGAGTACGTCCTGGTCGCGCTCCTGTGCCAGGGCCACGTCCTCATCGAGGACGTGCCCGGCGTGGGCAAGACCACCCTCGTGCGGGCGATGGCGCGGTCGCTCGGCTGCCAGTTCCGCCGGATCCAGTTCACGCCCGACCTCCTGCCATCCGACATCACCGGGGTGAGCGTGTGGAACCAGGCCACCGGAACCTTCGAGTTCCGGCCGGGACCGCTCCTCGCCCAGGTCGTGCTGGCCGACGAGATCAACCGGACGTCGCCCCGCACGCAGTCGGCCCTCCTGGAGGCCATGGAAGAGCGGCAGGTGACGGTCGACGGGGTGACGTACCCGCTGCCGCAACCTTTCCTCGTGCTGGCCACCCAGAACCCGATCGAGTACGAGGGGACCTTCCCCCTGCCGGAGGCGCAGCTCGACCGGTTCTTCATCCGGCTCCAGCTCGGGTATCCGACCCCCGCGGAAGAGCGGGAGATCCTGCGGCTGTCGCACGGTTCGCCCGTGGAGTCGCTGGAGCCGGTGGTCTCGCCGGAGGACATCCTGACGGCCCAGGAGCAGGTCCGGGCGGTCCACGTGGACCCGTCCCTCGAGGAGTACATCGTCACGGTCGTCCACCGCACGCGGGAGCACCCGGACGTGTACCTGGGCGGAAGCCCCCGGGGAACCATCGCCCTCTACAAGGCTTCCCAGGCCCTGGCGCTCGTGCGCGGCCGGGACTTCGTCACGCCCGACGACGTCAAGGAGATGGCGCCGCTCACCCTCGGGCACCGGCTGATCATCCGGCCGGAGGCGCAGCTGCAGGGAAAGACGGCCCTGTCCGTCCTGGCCGAACTCCTCGGCACCGTGCGCGTCCCCACGGGGGTGCGGCGCCATGCCCGCAATCCGTGA
- a CDS encoding DUF1405 domain-containing protein has product MNNVVVPRTAVFLDAVATDRRWWWTLFGINAVGSAYGFWWYRDQLASTPARYWLVVPDSPGSTLLLTVFLAALLARAVPGARPGQPVRVRGAWGTLLAVALASNIKYGLWTAVVLPLHAIASGTWTPPDVYLSLSHLGMWAQALVFLRLHRPARGAALAALGWLLFQDYVDYWALHTHPYLPDEALEPAARAVALVLTAVGAGTVIWSAWQPLRGGDGGGR; this is encoded by the coding sequence ATGAACAACGTTGTGGTTCCCCGCACGGCGGTCTTCCTCGATGCGGTCGCGACGGATCGGCGGTGGTGGTGGACCCTCTTCGGGATCAACGCCGTGGGGTCGGCGTACGGCTTCTGGTGGTACCGCGATCAGCTCGCCTCGACGCCGGCGCGGTACTGGCTGGTGGTACCGGACAGCCCGGGGTCGACCCTGCTGCTGACCGTCTTCCTCGCCGCCCTGCTGGCGCGCGCGGTCCCCGGCGCCCGACCGGGGCAGCCGGTCCGGGTCCGGGGGGCCTGGGGCACACTCCTGGCCGTGGCGCTGGCGTCCAACATCAAGTACGGGCTCTGGACGGCCGTCGTGCTCCCGCTCCACGCCATCGCGTCCGGTACGTGGACGCCGCCCGACGTCTACCTGTCGCTTTCGCACCTGGGCATGTGGGCGCAGGCCCTCGTGTTCCTCCGGCTACACCGGCCGGCGCGCGGCGCTGCGCTGGCGGCGCTCGGATGGCTTCTCTTCCAGGACTACGTCGACTACTGGGCGCTCCACACCCACCCGTACCTGCCGGATGAGGCCCTGGAACCCGCCGCCCGGGCCGTCGCCCTGGTGCTCACGGCCGTCGGGGCCGGCACGGTGATCTGGAGCGCTTGGCAGCCGCTCCGAGGAGGTGATGGTGGTGGCAGATGA
- a CDS encoding metal-sensitive transcriptional regulator, protein MADEQESLQSLPVILRTEGIGLRDKADLLERLRKIEGQVRGLQRMVEEDRYCVDILVQLAAVRAALNRVAFLLLESHTRGCVAAALRRGDGEAAVQELLAVMDKLLKGGGL, encoded by the coding sequence GTGGCAGATGAGCAGGAGTCGCTGCAATCCCTACCGGTGATCCTGCGCACCGAAGGCATCGGCCTGCGCGACAAGGCGGACCTCCTCGAGCGCCTGCGCAAGATCGAGGGTCAGGTCCGGGGCCTCCAGCGGATGGTCGAGGAGGACCGGTACTGCGTCGACATCCTCGTGCAGCTGGCGGCGGTGCGGGCGGCCCTGAACCGCGTGGCCTTCCTGCTGCTGGAGAGCCACACCCGCGGCTGCGTCGCGGCGGCGCTGCGGCGGGGGGACGGCGAGGCGGCCGTTCAGGAGCTGCTGGCCGTGATGGACAAGCTGCTGAAAGGCGGCGGGCTCTAG
- a CDS encoding class I SAM-dependent methyltransferase, protein MAALELKTRVAAGYSQTALEYDAVAGHAYLMGLRRLLPLVRVPPQPAILDVGSGTGINLLELARVFGPCRLLVGIDLSPGMVAVAGAKAGMAGVVAVLQEGDAEDIPYPDGTFDLVVANSMYHWVRDRPRAAREFARVLRAGGQLVLACATAPGFGEWRALLQSVLTHLLGPHAPEAFPDLPSAQEVACSLQAAGFALPFFRPIAERVYVYDPERFVRLMATVAPNWAAGLSPETRRAVEAEAARAMRRAAPEGFTVTWTAVETVGTKVAG, encoded by the coding sequence GTGGCAGCCCTGGAGCTCAAGACCCGCGTGGCCGCGGGCTACAGCCAGACCGCGCTCGAGTACGACGCCGTCGCCGGGCACGCCTACCTGATGGGGCTGAGGCGCCTGTTGCCGCTGGTGCGGGTACCGCCGCAGCCCGCCATCCTCGACGTCGGTTCGGGGACCGGGATCAACCTGCTCGAACTGGCGCGCGTGTTCGGACCATGCCGGCTCCTGGTGGGCATCGACCTGTCCCCCGGCATGGTAGCCGTGGCCGGCGCCAAGGCGGGGATGGCCGGCGTCGTGGCCGTCCTGCAGGAAGGGGACGCCGAGGACATCCCGTACCCCGACGGCACCTTCGACCTCGTCGTGGCGAACAGCATGTACCACTGGGTCCGGGACCGCCCCCGGGCTGCGCGCGAGTTCGCCCGGGTGCTGCGCGCGGGGGGCCAGCTGGTGCTGGCCTGCGCGACGGCCCCGGGCTTCGGCGAGTGGCGGGCCCTTCTCCAGTCGGTCCTGACCCACCTCCTGGGCCCTCATGCCCCGGAAGCGTTCCCCGACCTGCCCAGCGCCCAGGAGGTGGCCTGCAGCCTCCAGGCGGCCGGGTTCGCCCTGCCGTTCTTCCGCCCGATCGCGGAGCGAGTATACGTCTACGACCCCGAGCGCTTCGTCCGGCTCATGGCCACGGTTGCCCCGAACTGGGCGGCGGGCCTCTCCCCCGAAACCCGGCGGGCCGTCGAGGCCGAGGCAGCACGGGCCATGCGCCGGGCCGCGCCGGAGGGCTTCACGGTGACCTGGACGGCGGTGGAGACCGTCGGGACCAAGGTCGCGGGCTAG
- a CDS encoding glycerate kinase, producing the protein MRVVIAPDSFKGSLSAIAAAEAMAAGVRRVFPEAETVLTPLADGGEGTVDAILAATGGERIRVTVTGPLGDPVDAFFGIVGGGRTAVIEMAAASGLTLVPPERRDPRRTTTRGTGELIRAALDRGCREIVLGIGGSATNDGGAGMAQALGARLLDRAGREIGPGGAELARLERIDVSGLDPRLRDVRIRVACDVDNPLTGPRGASAVYGPQKGATPEMIAELDAALGRWGEILARDLGREVSGVPGAGAAGGLGAGLLAVAGARLERGIDLVMDTVGFERRLEDAWLVLTGEGRTDAQTLHGKVPLGVARAAVRRGVPVVVISGSLGPGAEALLDRGVSALLSIVPGPIPEAEAMARAAEFVTEATARALRLVRLGADLTSRAAHPWRPAPRP; encoded by the coding sequence ATGCGGGTGGTCATCGCCCCCGACTCCTTCAAGGGCAGCCTGAGCGCGATCGCGGCCGCGGAGGCGATGGCCGCCGGAGTCCGCCGCGTGTTCCCCGAGGCGGAAACGGTGCTGACCCCCCTCGCCGACGGGGGAGAGGGGACGGTCGACGCCATCCTGGCCGCGACCGGGGGCGAGCGGATCCGGGTCACCGTCACCGGACCGCTGGGAGACCCGGTGGACGCCTTCTTCGGCATCGTCGGCGGGGGGCGCACGGCGGTGATCGAGATGGCGGCCGCCTCCGGCCTGACCCTGGTGCCGCCGGAGCGCCGCGACCCGCGGCGGACCACCACCCGAGGTACCGGGGAACTCATCCGGGCCGCCCTGGACCGGGGCTGCCGGGAGATCGTCCTCGGGATCGGCGGCAGCGCCACCAACGACGGCGGAGCGGGCATGGCCCAGGCGCTCGGGGCCCGCCTCCTCGACCGCGCCGGGCGCGAGATCGGGCCCGGCGGGGCCGAGCTCGCCCGCCTGGAGCGGATCGACGTCTCCGGCCTGGACCCCCGGCTGCGGGACGTGCGGATCCGGGTCGCCTGCGACGTCGACAACCCGCTCACCGGCCCCCGGGGCGCCTCGGCGGTGTATGGACCCCAGAAGGGCGCCACGCCGGAGATGATCGCCGAGCTCGACGCCGCCCTCGGCCGCTGGGGCGAGATCCTCGCCCGGGACCTGGGTCGCGAGGTGAGCGGCGTGCCGGGAGCGGGCGCGGCAGGCGGGCTCGGTGCCGGGCTCCTGGCCGTCGCAGGCGCCCGGCTCGAGCGGGGGATCGACCTCGTCATGGACACGGTGGGCTTCGAACGGCGCCTGGAGGATGCCTGGCTCGTCCTGACCGGCGAGGGCCGGACCGACGCGCAGACCCTGCACGGGAAGGTGCCCCTCGGCGTCGCGCGCGCGGCGGTGCGCCGCGGCGTGCCGGTGGTCGTGATCTCCGGGAGCCTGGGCCCCGGCGCCGAGGCCCTCCTGGACCGCGGGGTGAGCGCCCTCCTGAGCATCGTCCCGGGCCCGATCCCCGAGGCGGAGGCGATGGCCCGGGCCGCCGAGTTCGTGACCGAGGCGACCGCCAGGGCCCTCCGGCTCGTCCGGCTGGGCGCCGACCTCACCAGCCGGGCGGCGCACCCCTGGCGGCCAGCGCCCCGCCCGTGA
- the icd gene encoding isocitrate dehydrogenase (NADP(+)), giving the protein MARFQKLTPPAQGEPIRFEGGKLQVPDHPIIPFIEGDGTGPDIWRAAQPVLDAAVEKAYGGRRKIVWFEVYAGEKCLNKFGEWLIEDTLTAMREYRVGIKGPLTTPVGGGIRSLNVALRQLLDLYACVRPVRWFPGVPSPLREPWKTDVVIFRENSEDIYMGIEWKAGSPEANRVIELVKELGKEIRPGSGIGIKPVSEFGTKRLVRAAIEYALRYGRKSVTLVHKGNIMKFTEGAFREWGYEVARQEFGDVTITEEELWDKYGGQQPAGKIVIKDRIADITFQQLLLRPTEFDVIATLNLNGDYLSDAVAAHVGGIGIAPGANISYSDGYGLFEATHGTAPKYAGLDKVNPSSVILSGEMMFRYMGWDEAADLIIKGIERTIANKTVTYDFARLMEGATEVKCSEFGQLIIKNMDG; this is encoded by the coding sequence GTGGCCAGGTTCCAGAAACTGACCCCGCCCGCTCAGGGTGAGCCGATCCGCTTCGAGGGCGGCAAGCTGCAGGTACCCGATCATCCGATCATCCCGTTCATCGAGGGCGACGGCACCGGCCCGGACATCTGGCGGGCGGCGCAGCCCGTTCTGGACGCCGCGGTGGAGAAGGCGTACGGCGGCCGGCGCAAGATCGTCTGGTTCGAAGTGTACGCCGGGGAGAAGTGCCTGAACAAGTTCGGCGAGTGGCTGATCGAGGATACGCTCACCGCGATGCGCGAGTACCGGGTCGGGATCAAGGGCCCGCTCACCACACCCGTCGGCGGCGGGATCCGTTCCCTGAACGTGGCGCTCCGGCAACTCCTGGACCTCTACGCCTGTGTGCGGCCCGTGCGCTGGTTCCCCGGCGTACCGTCCCCGCTCCGGGAGCCCTGGAAGACGGACGTCGTGATCTTCCGGGAGAATTCCGAGGACATCTACATGGGGATCGAGTGGAAGGCCGGCAGCCCCGAGGCCAACCGGGTGATCGAGCTCGTCAAGGAGCTCGGCAAGGAGATCCGCCCGGGGAGCGGAATCGGCATCAAGCCGGTCTCCGAGTTCGGCACCAAGCGGCTCGTGCGCGCGGCGATCGAGTACGCCCTGCGTTACGGCCGCAAGAGCGTGACGCTGGTGCACAAAGGCAACATCATGAAGTTCACCGAGGGCGCCTTCCGGGAGTGGGGCTACGAGGTCGCCCGGCAGGAGTTCGGCGACGTCACCATCACCGAGGAGGAGCTCTGGGACAAGTACGGCGGGCAGCAGCCGGCCGGCAAGATCGTGATCAAGGACCGGATCGCCGACATCACCTTCCAGCAGCTGCTCCTCCGCCCCACCGAGTTCGACGTGATCGCCACCCTGAACCTGAACGGCGACTACCTGTCGGACGCCGTGGCGGCGCACGTGGGCGGCATCGGGATCGCGCCCGGGGCCAACATCTCGTACAGCGACGGGTACGGCCTGTTCGAGGCGACCCACGGCACCGCGCCGAAATACGCCGGCCTTGACAAGGTCAACCCCAGCTCGGTCATCCTCTCCGGCGAGATGATGTTCCGGTACATGGGCTGGGACGAGGCGGCCGACCTCATCATCAAGGGCATCGAGCGGACGATCGCGAACAAGACCGTGACGTACGACTTCGCCCGGCTCATGGAGGGCGCCACCGAGGTCAAGTGCTCGGAGTTCGGGCAGCTGATCATCAAGAACATGGACGGCTGA
- the mdh gene encoding malate dehydrogenase encodes MRRPKISVIGAGFTGASTAVFAAAKGLGDIVLLDIPQRENYAKGVALDLVESTPILNTDVTITGTADYADTAGSDLVIITAGVPRKPGMSREDLISTNAGIVKSVTEQVVKYSPNAFIIVLTNPVDSMTYVAYRVSGFPKNRVFGQSGVLDTARYRTFLAHELRVSVSDITAFVLGGHGDDMVPLVRYTYAGGIPVAKLLPKETIDRIVERTRKGGGEIVNLMGTSAGYAPGASLVEMAEAVLKNRRRILPAIAYLDGEYGYRDIYMGVPTIIGGDGLESVIEVDLTPEEKAALDKSAEGVARTIAFVKENVLK; translated from the coding sequence GTGAGGCGTCCCAAGATCAGCGTCATCGGCGCCGGCTTCACCGGAGCCAGCACCGCCGTGTTCGCGGCGGCGAAGGGTCTCGGCGACATCGTGCTGCTGGACATCCCGCAGCGGGAGAACTACGCCAAGGGCGTGGCGCTCGACCTGGTGGAGTCCACGCCGATCCTGAACACCGACGTGACCATCACCGGGACGGCGGACTACGCGGACACCGCGGGTTCCGACCTCGTGATCATCACCGCCGGCGTTCCCCGCAAGCCGGGGATGAGCCGCGAGGACCTCATCAGCACCAACGCCGGCATCGTGAAGTCGGTCACCGAGCAGGTGGTGAAGTATTCCCCGAACGCGTTCATCATCGTGCTGACCAACCCGGTCGACAGCATGACCTACGTCGCCTACCGGGTCTCCGGCTTCCCCAAGAACCGCGTCTTCGGCCAGTCCGGCGTGCTCGACACGGCCCGGTACCGCACCTTCCTGGCGCACGAGCTGCGGGTGTCCGTTTCCGACATCACCGCCTTCGTCCTGGGCGGCCACGGGGACGACATGGTGCCGCTGGTCCGCTACACCTACGCGGGCGGCATCCCGGTCGCGAAGCTGCTGCCGAAGGAGACCATCGACCGGATCGTGGAGCGCACCCGCAAGGGCGGCGGGGAGATCGTCAACCTCATGGGGACCAGCGCCGGGTACGCGCCGGGCGCCTCGCTGGTCGAAATGGCGGAGGCCGTCCTCAAGAACCGCCGGCGCATCCTGCCGGCGATCGCGTACCTCGACGGCGAGTACGGCTATCGGGACATCTACATGGGCGTCCCGACCATCATCGGCGGCGACGGACTGGAGTCGGTCATCGAGGTCGACCTGACGCCGGAGGAGAAGGCGGCCCTCGACAAGAGCGCGGAGGGCGTGGCCAGGACCATCGCGTTCGTCAAGGAGAACGTCCTGAAGTAG
- a CDS encoding citrate (Si)-synthase, with the protein MSTVKETVTSSLKETLKQKIEAWRPRTTRLLKEFGKVVIDQVTIEQAIGGARDVRCLVTDISYLDPYEGIRFRGKTIPEVFAELPKARGSEYPTVEAFWYFLLTGDIPTQAQVEEVMAEWKQRQNVPSYVFDVIRALPKDSHPMVMLSAGVLSMQRESKFTAYYHSGRYNKLQAWEYMYEDAFDLVARIPIIAAFIYRYKYKNDQHIPIDPNLDMGANFAHMMGIPKPYDDVSRMYFILHSDHESGNVSAHTTHLVASALSDAYYAYSAGLNGLAGPLHGLANQEVLSWIMEFQKKLGGAEPNKENVSKALWDTLNAGQVIPGYGHAVLRKTDPRYTAQREFCLKHMPDDPLFKLVSLIYEVAPGILMEHGKAKNPWPNVDAQSGVIQWHYGVREWDFYTVLFGVGRALGTMANITWDRALGYPIERPKSVTTEMLEQWAAEGGRKS; encoded by the coding sequence ATGTCGACGGTGAAAGAGACGGTCACGTCGAGCCTCAAGGAGACCCTGAAACAGAAGATCGAAGCGTGGCGCCCCCGCACCACCCGGCTGCTGAAGGAGTTCGGCAAGGTCGTCATCGACCAGGTCACCATCGAGCAGGCGATCGGCGGTGCCCGTGACGTCCGGTGCCTGGTCACCGACATCTCCTACCTGGACCCCTACGAGGGAATCCGGTTCCGCGGCAAGACGATCCCCGAAGTCTTCGCGGAGCTGCCCAAGGCCCGCGGCTCCGAGTACCCGACCGTCGAGGCGTTCTGGTACTTCCTGCTCACCGGCGACATCCCGACCCAGGCGCAGGTCGAGGAGGTCATGGCCGAGTGGAAGCAGCGCCAGAACGTGCCCTCCTACGTGTTCGACGTGATCCGGGCCCTGCCCAAGGACAGCCACCCGATGGTCATGCTCTCGGCCGGCGTCCTGTCGATGCAGCGGGAGTCCAAGTTCACGGCGTACTACCACTCCGGCAGATACAACAAGCTGCAGGCGTGGGAGTACATGTACGAGGACGCCTTTGACCTCGTCGCCCGCATCCCCATCATCGCTGCGTTCATCTACCGGTACAAGTACAAGAACGATCAACACATCCCCATCGACCCGAACCTCGACATGGGCGCCAACTTCGCCCACATGATGGGGATCCCCAAGCCCTACGACGACGTCTCCCGCATGTATTTCATCCTCCACTCCGACCACGAGTCCGGCAACGTTTCCGCCCACACCACCCACCTGGTCGCCTCGGCGCTGTCGGATGCGTACTACGCCTACTCCGCCGGCCTGAACGGTCTTGCCGGCCCGCTCCACGGCCTCGCCAACCAGGAAGTGCTGTCCTGGATCATGGAGTTCCAGAAGAAGCTTGGCGGTGCCGAGCCGAACAAGGAGAACGTCAGCAAGGCGCTGTGGGACACCCTCAACGCCGGTCAGGTCATCCCGGGTTACGGCCACGCCGTGCTCCGCAAGACGGACCCGCGTTACACGGCGCAGCGCGAGTTCTGCCTCAAGCACATGCCGGACGACCCGCTCTTCAAGCTGGTCAGCCTGATCTACGAGGTGGCCCCGGGCATCCTCATGGAGCATGGCAAGGCGAAGAACCCCTGGCCGAACGTCGATGCCCAGTCCGGCGTGATCCAGTGGCACTACGGCGTGCGCGAGTGGGACTTCTACACCGTGCTCTTCGGCGTGGGCCGCGCCCTGGGCACCATGGCGAACATCACCTGGGACCGTGCGCTCGGCTATCCCATCGAGCGTCCGAAGTCGGTCACGACCGAGATGCTCGAGCAGTGGGCTGCCGAGGGTGGCCGGAAGTCCTGA
- the ftsH gene encoding ATP-dependent zinc metalloprotease FtsH: MALAFMIGLLLLMFAGPALYAVDPGATEVSYSQFLKDVDAGRIRAAQIAGETVTAERQDGQRVQVHVLDVNYVLDRLEAQGVPVEYARPPRRPWWAGLVSGLIPTALLIAFFWLMTRQASPGGQIFQFSRSRARLYRREENNVTMKDVAGVPEAKEDLAEIIDFLKAPDRYLEMGARIPRGVLLEGPPGTGKTLLARAVAGEAGVPFFSVSGSEFVELFAGVGAARVRDLFQRARQNAPCIIFVDEIDAVGRHRGVGLGGANDEREQTLNQLLVEMDGFGPAEGIIVMAATNRIDVLDPALLRPGRFDRIIHVDPPDRRGREEILKIHARNKRLAPGVDLAQVAALTVGFTGADLANLLNEAALLTARRRKPAIGPEEIEAAFERIVTGGPEKKRVISPDEKRRVAFHEAGHAVAARKLEHSEPVQKVTIVPRGRAGGYTLFRQEEDRHLQSRREMLDFLTGILAGRAAEEVVLGDVSTGAANDLERATELARRMVTQWGMDPEVGPIHMVDPGVPVPLFGLPIDRGFSERTASHVDAAVRRLVGGAYQRAKELLQRHREGLERVAHALLERETLSGAELDQLLQGA; encoded by the coding sequence ATGGCCCTCGCCTTCATGATCGGGCTCCTTCTCCTCATGTTCGCCGGTCCTGCCCTCTACGCCGTCGACCCCGGCGCGACCGAGGTGTCGTACAGCCAGTTCCTCAAGGACGTGGACGCCGGCCGGATCCGGGCGGCGCAGATCGCCGGCGAGACGGTCACCGCCGAGCGGCAGGACGGGCAGCGGGTGCAGGTCCACGTCCTCGACGTGAACTACGTGCTCGACAGGCTGGAGGCGCAGGGCGTCCCGGTCGAGTACGCCCGGCCGCCCCGGCGGCCCTGGTGGGCGGGGCTGGTGTCCGGGCTCATCCCGACAGCGCTCCTCATCGCCTTCTTCTGGCTGATGACCCGCCAGGCCAGTCCGGGGGGCCAGATCTTCCAGTTCAGCCGCTCCCGGGCCCGGCTCTACCGCCGGGAGGAGAACAACGTCACGATGAAGGACGTGGCCGGGGTCCCCGAGGCGAAGGAGGACCTGGCCGAGATCATCGACTTCCTGAAGGCGCCCGACCGCTACCTCGAGATGGGCGCCCGCATCCCCCGGGGGGTCCTCCTCGAGGGCCCGCCGGGCACCGGGAAGACCCTGCTGGCGCGGGCGGTGGCCGGCGAGGCGGGCGTGCCCTTCTTCTCCGTGTCGGGCTCCGAGTTCGTCGAGCTCTTCGCCGGCGTCGGGGCCGCGCGGGTCCGCGACCTGTTCCAGCGGGCCCGCCAGAACGCGCCGTGCATCATCTTCGTCGACGAGATCGACGCCGTCGGGCGCCACCGCGGCGTGGGCCTCGGCGGGGCGAACGACGAGCGGGAGCAGACGCTCAACCAGCTGCTGGTCGAGATGGACGGGTTCGGCCCGGCCGAGGGGATCATCGTCATGGCGGCCACCAACCGCATCGACGTCCTCGACCCCGCGCTCCTGCGCCCGGGCCGCTTCGACCGCATCATCCACGTCGACCCCCCGGACCGCCGCGGCCGGGAGGAGATCCTCAAGATCCACGCCCGCAACAAGCGGCTGGCGCCCGGGGTCGACCTGGCCCAGGTGGCGGCGCTCACCGTGGGCTTCACGGGCGCCGACCTGGCCAACCTCCTCAACGAGGCAGCCCTCCTGACCGCCCGCCGGCGGAAGCCGGCCATCGGGCCGGAGGAGATCGAGGCGGCCTTCGAGCGGATCGTCACCGGCGGCCCGGAGAAGAAGCGGGTGATCAGCCCGGACGAGAAGCGCCGGGTCGCCTTCCACGAGGCCGGCCACGCCGTGGCCGCCCGCAAGTTGGAGCACTCCGAGCCGGTGCAGAAGGTCACGATCGTGCCCCGGGGCCGGGCCGGCGGCTACACGCTCTTCCGGCAGGAGGAGGACCGCCACCTGCAGTCCCGGCGGGAGATGCTCGACTTCCTCACCGGCATCCTGGCCGGACGGGCGGCCGAGGAGGTCGTCCTCGGCGACGTCTCGACCGGTGCAGCGAACGACCTGGAGCGGGCCACGGAGCTGGCCCGCCGCATGGTGACCCAGTGGGGCATGGACCCGGAGGTGGGTCCGATTCACATGGTCGACCCGGGCGTGCCCGTGCCGCTCTTCGGTCTGCCCATCGACCGCGGCTTCTCCGAGCGGACGGCGTCGCATGTGGATGCGGCGGTCCGCCGGCTGGTCGGCGGCGCGTACCAGCGGGCGAAGGAGCTCCTCCAGCGCCACCGGGAGGGCCTGGAGCGGGTCGCCCACGCGCTGCTCGAGCGCGAGACCCTGTCCGGCGCCGAACTCGACCAGCTCCTGCAGGGAGCGTGA